A DNA window from Agarivorans sp. TSD2052 contains the following coding sequences:
- a CDS encoding LruC domain-containing protein, producing the protein MKLWKPLAFAVICSPLSSYGAAFSSCPTQAFLVQQNVAQLFGVNLATGFYQTLSTDMGTSGKLNAIGFNLHDDYLYAWSYQHGTLARIGNDYQVEPLALNWNGIDSNVNFYVGDVAVDNNAHYLYSSGSSRGLYRVPLDEGAPDYLQMERVVDGSTLNLRIFDMAFHPDNGMLYSVDNRGILWKVNPSTGASENLANVGQTGTFGAVYFDVDGNLYISRNNDGLVFQIDIAQAQPTAELYAQGPASSNNDGARCAIAPIVAVDDATIDFGDAPDSFGTSLASNGARHQLVEGGIRLGSYVDGEADAYVYPKSDDSSRLFDDEDGIAFVTDVQVGLDFVIQVDSSASGYLSAWIDLNGNGVFDLDEQLITDQAVVAGVQSLLVTVPEGYESGDRWARFRISSAGGNAATGGAPDGEVEDVQIYVGDSATQVSYYPSADGYATVAFEDNWPAAGDYDLNDLVVNLQTKVLSFSNGDVARIELQGEVRAVGASFHNGFAIRIPGIDKSLVDSAAIRYEINGELQPSSVLDANTSDITAIIASDVRDYINDQNQCDFYKTQADCRGVGQLHFKVLLPMLEGLASSSLPSAPFDPFIYATEHSRAPYFASSPGRGLEIHVKNQLPTAMASDSLWGSFDDVSNPSASSYYQNENGLPWAIIVPYNWQYPFERISIGDAYPLFLEYAQSEGQENSQWYLLENARSDLIYQEQD; encoded by the coding sequence ATGAAACTATGGAAACCACTGGCTTTTGCCGTTATCTGCTCGCCGTTGAGTAGTTACGGTGCTGCATTTTCAAGTTGCCCCACTCAAGCATTTTTAGTTCAACAAAATGTCGCTCAGTTATTTGGTGTAAACCTCGCCACTGGTTTTTATCAAACATTATCTACCGATATGGGCACCAGCGGTAAGCTAAATGCTATTGGTTTTAACCTACATGATGACTACTTATATGCCTGGAGTTATCAGCATGGAACCTTAGCAAGAATCGGTAACGACTACCAAGTAGAGCCCTTAGCATTAAACTGGAATGGCATTGATAGCAATGTGAACTTCTATGTGGGTGATGTGGCAGTAGACAATAATGCCCACTATCTCTATAGCAGTGGCTCTTCGCGTGGCTTATATCGTGTTCCGCTTGATGAAGGTGCTCCTGATTATCTTCAAATGGAGAGGGTGGTTGATGGTAGTACGTTAAATCTACGCATCTTCGACATGGCGTTCCATCCAGATAATGGGATGTTATATAGCGTAGATAACCGAGGCATATTATGGAAAGTGAATCCCAGTACAGGGGCCAGTGAAAACTTAGCCAATGTGGGGCAAACCGGCACCTTTGGCGCCGTATATTTCGATGTAGACGGTAACTTGTATATAAGCCGTAATAACGATGGGCTAGTATTTCAAATTGATATTGCTCAAGCCCAGCCCACGGCTGAACTGTATGCTCAGGGGCCAGCTTCAAGCAATAACGATGGCGCGCGTTGTGCCATTGCACCGATTGTTGCTGTTGACGATGCCACGATTGATTTTGGTGATGCGCCTGATAGTTTTGGCACGTCTTTAGCCAGCAATGGAGCGAGGCATCAATTGGTGGAAGGTGGTATTCGCTTAGGCAGCTACGTCGATGGTGAAGCTGATGCTTATGTTTACCCCAAAAGTGATGACAGCTCGCGGCTATTTGATGATGAAGATGGCATAGCTTTTGTGACTGATGTGCAAGTAGGCTTAGACTTTGTGATTCAAGTTGATAGCTCGGCCAGCGGTTACTTGAGCGCCTGGATTGACCTGAACGGTAACGGTGTATTTGATCTAGACGAACAGCTTATCACTGACCAAGCCGTCGTCGCTGGGGTTCAATCATTGTTAGTGACGGTGCCTGAAGGCTACGAAAGTGGAGACCGTTGGGCGCGTTTTCGAATTAGCTCGGCGGGTGGCAATGCCGCAACGGGCGGTGCACCTGACGGTGAAGTGGAAGATGTTCAGATATATGTAGGTGACTCGGCAACGCAAGTGAGTTATTACCCCAGTGCCGATGGTTATGCCACCGTAGCGTTTGAAGACAATTGGCCAGCAGCTGGCGATTACGACCTCAACGACTTAGTGGTTAATTTGCAAACCAAAGTACTCAGCTTTAGCAATGGCGATGTCGCGCGTATTGAGTTACAAGGCGAAGTAAGAGCGGTGGGGGCTAGCTTCCATAATGGCTTTGCTATACGCATACCAGGTATTGATAAATCTTTGGTAGACAGCGCTGCCATTCGTTATGAAATCAACGGCGAGTTGCAGCCAAGTAGTGTGCTAGACGCGAATACTAGCGATATAACCGCCATTATTGCTAGTGATGTACGTGACTATATTAATGATCAAAACCAATGTGATTTTTATAAAACGCAAGCAGATTGTCGTGGCGTTGGTCAATTACATTTTAAAGTACTGTTACCGATGTTGGAGGGGCTAGCTTCAAGCTCATTACCCAGTGCTCCTTTTGATCCCTTTATTTATGCTACCGAGCATAGTCGAGCGCCTTATTTTGCAAGCTCTCCGGGTCGTGGCTTAGAAATCCACGTTAAGAATCAACTGCCTACAGCTATGGCTAGCGATAGCTTGTGGGGCAGCTTTGATGATGTCTCCAACCCGTCGGCGAGCAGTTACTACCAAAATGAAAATGGCTTACCTTGGGCAATCATAGTGCCTTACAACTGGCAGTATCCTTTTGAACGAATCAGCATTGGTGATGCCTATCCGCTGTTTTTGGAATATGCGCAAAGTGAAGGCCAAGAAAATAGCCAATGGTATCTATTAGAAAACGCTCGTAGCGATTTAATCTACCAAGAACAGGACTAA
- a CDS encoding sigma-54-dependent transcriptional regulator: MGTELKASVLLVEDSETLAATYKAYLSKENLKLERVATGGAAIEFLSKQSPQVMLLDLNLPDMGGMQVLEWMVERSLPTSVIIITAYGSVDIAVDSMRLGVVDFIEKPFDASRLKVTVNNALNLHKLKSLVEDYQADAGRDSFHGFIGASLSMQNVYRMIEAVAPSKATVFITGESGTGKEVCAEAIHKQGGRAEKPFVAINCGAIPKDLMESEIFGHVKGAFTGASAQRAGAASQAHGGTLFLDEIGEMDMDLQTKLLRFVQTGRFQKVGGSQEEQVDVRFLCATNRDPWEEVQAGRFREDLYYRLYVVPIHLPPLRERGLDVPGIAQKFLRRYAKEEGKQFRRFSSLTATVMSNYDWPGNVRQLQNVIRNICVLHDGKEVLASQLPPPLNVLVPEGTIGKDGRHAEELEDLSNNAQLTGTSQYQIQPLWITEKEAIEHAIDHCDGNIPKAAELLDVSPSTIYRKKQAWEEAEVS; this comes from the coding sequence ATGGGAACTGAGTTAAAAGCCTCGGTGTTGTTGGTAGAGGACAGTGAAACATTAGCCGCTACCTATAAAGCGTATCTTAGTAAAGAAAACTTAAAGTTGGAACGTGTCGCCACTGGCGGTGCTGCCATCGAATTTTTGTCTAAGCAGTCACCACAAGTGATGCTACTGGACTTAAACCTTCCTGATATGGGAGGCATGCAAGTTCTAGAATGGATGGTGGAACGTAGCCTGCCTACCTCGGTGATTATTATTACCGCGTATGGTTCGGTAGATATAGCGGTTGATTCTATGCGTTTGGGCGTGGTTGATTTCATTGAGAAACCCTTCGATGCGAGCCGCTTAAAGGTAACCGTTAATAATGCGCTCAACTTACACAAACTCAAATCTCTAGTCGAAGACTACCAAGCTGACGCTGGTCGCGACAGTTTTCATGGTTTTATCGGTGCGAGCTTGTCGATGCAGAATGTTTACCGAATGATTGAAGCGGTAGCACCTAGCAAAGCCACAGTGTTTATTACCGGTGAAAGTGGCACTGGTAAAGAAGTGTGCGCTGAAGCAATTCACAAACAAGGAGGGCGTGCTGAAAAGCCGTTTGTTGCGATCAACTGCGGTGCGATACCTAAAGATCTAATGGAAAGCGAAATTTTTGGTCATGTTAAAGGCGCCTTTACCGGAGCGTCAGCACAGCGCGCAGGGGCCGCTTCACAGGCCCATGGCGGTACCTTGTTCTTAGATGAAATCGGCGAAATGGACATGGATTTGCAAACCAAGCTGTTACGTTTTGTGCAAACGGGGCGTTTTCAAAAGGTGGGTGGAAGCCAAGAAGAGCAGGTGGATGTACGCTTTTTATGCGCCACAAACCGCGACCCATGGGAGGAAGTGCAAGCAGGGCGTTTTAGAGAAGATCTTTATTATCGTTTATACGTTGTGCCGATCCATCTTCCCCCTTTACGCGAGCGCGGTTTAGATGTGCCAGGCATCGCTCAAAAGTTCTTACGTCGTTATGCCAAAGAAGAGGGGAAACAGTTTCGTCGTTTTTCTAGTCTTACCGCCACCGTGATGAGCAATTATGATTGGCCCGGTAATGTACGCCAATTACAGAATGTTATTCGTAACATCTGCGTATTACATGATGGAAAAGAGGTATTGGCCAGCCAGCTTCCCCCTCCTCTTAATGTACTTGTACCCGAAGGTACCATTGGCAAAGATGGTCGCCATGCAGAAGAGTTAGAGGACCTAAGCAATAATGCGCAACTCACCGGGACTAGCCAATATCAAATCCAACCTTTATGGATCACTGAAAAAGAGGCGATAGAGCATGCCATTGATCATTGTGATGGCAATATCCCCAAAGCCGCTGAGTTATTAGATGTAAGCCCTTCAACCATTTATCGTAAAAAACAAGCTTGGGAAGAGGCTGAAGTCTCATAA
- a CDS encoding PAS domain S-box protein, whose translation MNLSFKAKTVVGIALIESVLLGVLVYSSIGWLYDSNELQVEQHGRMMSSLFASTTKNAIITTDLATLDSLTEEFSAQKDVAYVIITDQNQRLLSKGGTEPPASTEQNADFDNAHKIFETDTEVIIGNKLYGHIQIGIYDHGLPALISEASSFGVSIALLEITLVALFSFLLGTYLTRQLAGLRDAAKTITQVGPGFQLAVKGRDEISEVSRAFNKMSAALEQSHIEFREAIEGQEKLALELEQNQSILKATISSAMDAVITTDRHGYVLEFSQSAERIFGFSRDEIVGQELASFIVPEAFREMHRNGMQHYRDTGEAPVLGQRLELPALHKEGHEFLSELTISSVEVGDDTIFTAFMRDISDRKRTEQELKLAAEAFDANEAIFITNHNAQIVRVNHAFTRITGYTEAEAIGQKPSILSSGEHGKDFYDDMWDSLRERGEWSGEIVNRRKNGDLLPEWLSVSSVKDNEGKLSHYVAHFTDLSAQKAVEKSLERAKHDAEAASLAKSRFLASMSHEIRTPLNAIINMYQILKETDLSLEQQGFVDTGNEAGHTLMALVNNVLDFSKIEAGQLEFNNEWFSASETLNSIVKLFSTSAQQKALQFELHIDDDILPEYFGEPLRFRQIVFNLMGNAIKFTQEGGVTLALSSTHPYGIELLVKDTGIGIEKEDKERLFEEFFQVESGVSKRYSGTGLGLAITRQLVEKMGGEIHVDSEVGRGTTFTVKFPFRGRHAPAIQLDEAFEQPVPSDRSANNATVLLVEDSAMNRTVVTQVLKDFVKELSCAENGQIAVELCAENHYDVILMDMAMPVMDGLSATRNIREMEGPNQHTPILAMTANAFAEDKQACFSAGMNDFITKPIDIPLLRAKLVQWFNDKPQILAPVQPRLGNDDGSEAIELKDEQMLIASSSSDLVSVEPEQDLSLLLDRQVLNQLVKDAGTEALPLMLSLLYQETEQQLSSIQHAHQRRAFNDITLAAHTMKGNVATFGGERLRKLALVIELAGKASDLKALDEQIPKLANTVEQTIAAIKQFEKTVIA comes from the coding sequence ATGAATCTTAGCTTTAAAGCGAAAACGGTAGTGGGTATAGCGCTGATAGAGTCAGTGCTTTTGGGCGTACTGGTTTATAGTAGTATTGGCTGGTTATATGACTCTAATGAGTTACAGGTCGAGCAACATGGCCGCATGATGTCTTCACTGTTTGCCTCTACAACTAAAAACGCCATTATTACTACCGATTTGGCGACTCTCGATAGCCTTACCGAAGAATTTTCTGCTCAGAAAGATGTCGCTTATGTCATCATTACTGACCAGAACCAGCGACTACTCTCTAAAGGTGGCACAGAGCCGCCCGCTAGCACTGAACAAAACGCCGACTTTGATAATGCGCACAAAATTTTTGAAACCGACACTGAAGTCATCATTGGCAACAAGCTATATGGTCACATACAAATTGGTATTTATGATCACGGTTTGCCTGCTTTAATTTCTGAGGCTAGCTCTTTTGGGGTGAGCATTGCTCTGTTAGAGATTACGTTAGTCGCGCTGTTTTCTTTTCTGTTAGGCACTTATTTAACTCGTCAGCTTGCTGGCCTTAGAGATGCTGCCAAAACCATTACTCAAGTCGGCCCTGGTTTTCAGCTCGCGGTAAAAGGCCGAGATGAAATATCGGAGGTATCTCGCGCCTTTAATAAAATGTCAGCGGCTTTAGAGCAATCGCATATTGAGTTTAGAGAAGCGATTGAAGGGCAAGAAAAGTTAGCGCTTGAGCTGGAGCAAAACCAATCTATCTTGAAAGCTACCATTAGCTCGGCCATGGATGCGGTAATTACTACCGATCGACATGGCTATGTGCTGGAGTTTAGCCAAAGTGCAGAGCGCATCTTTGGCTTTTCTCGAGATGAAATTGTTGGCCAAGAACTGGCTAGTTTTATTGTGCCTGAAGCCTTTAGAGAAATGCATCGAAATGGCATGCAGCATTATAGAGATACCGGTGAAGCTCCCGTACTAGGGCAACGACTTGAGCTACCCGCACTACACAAAGAGGGGCATGAGTTTTTATCTGAGTTGACCATAAGTTCGGTAGAGGTGGGGGATGATACAATCTTTACTGCCTTTATGCGGGATATCTCCGATAGAAAGCGTACTGAGCAAGAGTTGAAGCTGGCCGCAGAAGCGTTTGATGCCAATGAGGCTATTTTTATCACTAACCATAATGCTCAAATCGTGCGAGTTAATCACGCATTTACTCGAATAACCGGTTACACAGAAGCAGAAGCTATCGGTCAGAAACCTTCCATTTTAAGCTCAGGCGAGCACGGCAAAGACTTTTATGACGACATGTGGGACAGCCTTAGAGAGCGCGGCGAATGGTCAGGAGAAATTGTTAATCGACGTAAAAATGGTGACTTATTACCTGAGTGGCTAAGTGTTTCATCAGTCAAAGATAACGAGGGTAAGCTGAGCCATTATGTCGCTCATTTTACCGATTTAAGTGCCCAAAAAGCAGTTGAAAAATCACTTGAGCGCGCTAAGCATGATGCCGAAGCGGCTAGTCTGGCTAAAAGCCGGTTTTTAGCCAGTATGAGTCACGAGATTCGCACCCCACTAAACGCTATCATCAATATGTATCAAATTCTTAAAGAAACTGACCTTAGCCTTGAGCAACAAGGGTTTGTTGATACGGGTAATGAAGCAGGCCATACCTTAATGGCTTTAGTGAACAATGTGCTTGATTTTTCTAAAATTGAAGCAGGGCAACTTGAATTTAATAATGAGTGGTTTTCGGCATCAGAAACGCTTAATAGTATAGTCAAATTGTTTAGTACTTCCGCTCAGCAAAAAGCTTTGCAGTTTGAACTGCACATTGATGATGACATCTTGCCTGAGTACTTTGGAGAGCCGCTCCGCTTTAGACAAATTGTATTTAACCTGATGGGGAATGCGATTAAGTTTACCCAAGAAGGAGGGGTGACTTTAGCCTTAAGCTCCACCCATCCTTATGGTATCGAATTGTTAGTAAAAGACACGGGAATTGGGATTGAGAAGGAAGATAAAGAACGCCTTTTTGAGGAGTTTTTCCAAGTAGAAAGTGGTGTCAGTAAACGCTATTCTGGTACAGGCTTGGGTTTAGCCATTACTCGTCAATTGGTTGAGAAAATGGGGGGCGAGATTCATGTGGACAGTGAGGTAGGGCGGGGAACAACATTTACTGTTAAGTTTCCATTTAGAGGGCGACATGCCCCTGCAATTCAACTTGATGAGGCGTTCGAACAACCCGTGCCGAGTGACCGTTCGGCTAACAACGCAACCGTGTTGTTAGTGGAAGACAGCGCGATGAATCGGACGGTAGTCACCCAGGTGTTAAAGGATTTTGTTAAAGAGTTGAGTTGTGCTGAAAACGGTCAAATCGCCGTCGAACTTTGTGCTGAGAACCACTATGATGTCATCCTTATGGATATGGCGATGCCAGTTATGGATGGTTTATCTGCCACCCGAAATATTCGGGAAATGGAAGGGCCTAATCAACATACTCCGATCCTGGCGATGACCGCCAACGCCTTTGCCGAAGATAAGCAAGCCTGTTTTTCTGCAGGTATGAATGATTTTATCACCAAGCCTATCGACATTCCTTTACTTAGGGCTAAACTGGTTCAGTGGTTTAATGATAAACCACAAATATTAGCGCCAGTTCAACCTCGTTTAGGCAATGATGATGGATCTGAAGCTATCGAACTTAAAGATGAACAGATGCTTATCGCGTCATCTTCTTCAGACTTGGTGTCGGTTGAACCCGAACAAGATTTATCGTTGCTACTTGATAGGCAGGTACTGAATCAACTGGTTAAAGATGCTGGCACCGAAGCATTGCCATTAATGCTATCGTTGCTGTATCAAGAAACCGAGCAGCAGTTAAGCAGTATTCAGCATGCACATCAACGGCGGGCTTTTAATGATATAACGCTAGCCGCACATACCATGAAAGGAAACGTGGCGACCTTTGGCGGTGAACGTTTACGCAAATTAGCGTTGGTCATAGAGCTTGCAGGCAAAGCGTCTGACCTGAAGGCTTTAGATGAACAAATACCAAAATTAGCTAACACCGTAGAGCAAACTATTGCCGCGATTAAGCAGTTTGAAAAAACAGTAATAGCATAG
- a CDS encoding phosphate/phosphite/phosphonate ABC transporter substrate-binding protein, whose protein sequence is MSKQKPDIEILELKSKKYKARRRTQIKATLLIVIALLLIFVVLQVKAAPKIYTFGVVPQQSATRLAVLWSPFLDALSVESHYQVEFKTAPSIPEFEKRLASGEYDFAYMNPYHYQVYSAHPGYRAFAKSKDKRLNGIIVVRADSDINVTSVQQLNDQTLAFPAPRAFAASVVTRGYLTQQGVDFTPKYVGSHDSVYRVVAAGLYPAGGGIPRTFANSDSTITEQLKVLWKSPDFTPHAIAAHPRVPEAVVLSVQRAMLEMDSKPEQQVLLKDLNMKGFVLAKDKDWDDVRQLKIGDTHH, encoded by the coding sequence TTGAGCAAGCAAAAGCCGGATATTGAAATACTGGAGCTGAAAAGTAAAAAATACAAAGCTCGGCGAAGAACACAGATAAAGGCAACCCTGCTTATTGTCATCGCGCTACTGCTTATTTTTGTGGTTTTACAAGTGAAAGCAGCGCCAAAAATTTACACTTTTGGGGTGGTGCCTCAGCAATCGGCGACGCGTTTAGCTGTTCTATGGAGCCCTTTTTTGGATGCGCTTAGTGTTGAAAGCCATTACCAAGTGGAATTTAAAACCGCACCGAGTATTCCTGAATTTGAGAAGCGTTTAGCCAGTGGAGAATACGATTTTGCCTACATGAACCCTTATCATTATCAGGTCTATTCCGCGCATCCTGGTTATCGGGCATTTGCGAAATCTAAAGACAAACGACTAAATGGTATTATAGTGGTAAGAGCTGATAGTGATATTAATGTCACTAGTGTTCAGCAGCTCAATGACCAAACGTTAGCCTTTCCTGCACCTCGAGCGTTTGCCGCGAGCGTGGTGACTAGAGGGTATTTGACTCAACAAGGGGTCGACTTTACGCCCAAGTATGTGGGGTCTCATGATTCGGTTTACAGAGTGGTAGCGGCGGGTTTATATCCAGCTGGTGGCGGGATCCCTCGCACTTTTGCTAATAGCGATTCGACCATCACTGAGCAGCTAAAAGTGTTGTGGAAGTCGCCTGATTTTACACCTCATGCTATTGCTGCTCATCCAAGGGTGCCTGAAGCGGTGGTGCTCAGTGTGCAACGAGCAATGCTTGAAATGGACAGCAAACCAGAACAGCAAGTCTTATTGAAAGACTTAAATATGAAAGGTTTTGTATTAGCCAAAGACAAAGATTGGGATGATGTGAGGCAACTTAAAATAGGTGATACTCATCATTGA
- a CDS encoding P-loop NTPase family protein — translation MISLPSNYQELERVYQRLPVAQSSCIGVSSAQPEEGVSTLVDAIARRAAAANRRVLVVDFNLHHPRQFDIPLFDLGWDKGKVQGVIKDPHTGIDYLPSPNDKASLLSLKEPGVIEQWVEQWKESYQLVLVDTSAVNQNNGGNISAQRALSSCDASIITMMAGLTSRPAFESAIADLRTDDVRLIGVVMNDRFNPSLKSELLRETSRITVLFPRFKRYVQRILINSQLLSIRV, via the coding sequence ATGATTAGTTTACCTTCGAATTACCAAGAGTTAGAGCGAGTGTATCAACGCTTACCAGTGGCACAAAGCTCTTGCATTGGAGTGAGTTCAGCACAACCGGAAGAAGGTGTGTCAACCCTTGTCGATGCCATAGCGAGGCGGGCCGCAGCGGCTAATCGCAGGGTATTGGTGGTCGATTTCAATCTGCATCACCCTCGACAATTCGATATACCGCTATTTGATTTAGGCTGGGATAAGGGAAAGGTACAAGGAGTGATTAAAGACCCTCACACTGGGATTGATTATTTACCTAGTCCAAACGACAAAGCTTCATTGCTTTCCCTTAAAGAGCCCGGAGTGATTGAGCAGTGGGTTGAGCAATGGAAAGAAAGCTATCAGTTGGTGTTGGTTGATACATCTGCGGTTAATCAAAACAATGGCGGTAATATCTCTGCTCAGCGAGCCTTATCAAGCTGTGATGCCAGCATTATAACCATGATGGCTGGGTTAACCTCACGGCCGGCTTTTGAATCGGCGATTGCTGACTTACGTACTGATGACGTGAGGCTGATTGGGGTTGTGATGAACGATCGCTTTAACCCTAGTTTGAAATCAGAATTATTGAGAGAAACCTCACGTATTACTGTTTTGTTTCCTCGTTTCAAGCGATATGTACAAAGAATACTTATTAACTCTCAACTACTTTCAATAAGGGTGTGA
- a CDS encoding SLBB domain-containing protein, translating into MSTSKLCKFIVVAWMFVGLVMSIVFSVTASAANPQVQAGDVIRIILPGEASLDKNFEVDRNGRLILPEVGPIMVSGFTEQQMQEKIRRELSKAYRDLAGLKVLLDERRIRISVLGFVGQPGEVVLAEGAGVQMAIQAAGGLRSGAQLDRMQLRRGDDETEVFNYKRYLDSGDLKVLPRLESLDVLFVPASPKIGNVAVDFDPKALNDKGDAAEDRTAVKVFGEVYNPGSFSFKESATLVDMLMRAGGVTRYASVEQIRVIIDGEPKLFNLKRYLDTGDSDMMPRLTVGTTVFVPKQEEEIKAGANTVYVMGEVFKPGAYEGNKNAGFLDVLANSGGPTRFAETRQIRIIRASGSVERFDLQSFTEGRSAKLPKIAAGDAIFIPEKTDLNEKSWTKVSPNRAVKVMGEVNRPGRFEWANEMNLMDLLAHAGGPKPNADMAKITVLFSDANGSTRSVNFDLNAYLNGEISNTRMPRIVAGTTIMVPQLPDDPSDNKSQWVRQRSEDSIYVFGQVVAPGRYRFDPSMHFLDILAAADGPSEKADISNVRISHRNGKHAQVSKLDLAMYFETGDESLLPNVVPGDSIYIPEKDRNWLSEKKERTVRVLGSVNKPGRYRFNDDMTLLDLLAEAGGVDNDGFPEKITVVNLSCCKDQARTFNLLEFSKTGDFGMLPVIRAGDTVYIPSREESGWHKARQGMEDVFRIVTISALLGFL; encoded by the coding sequence ATGAGTACTTCAAAGCTTTGTAAATTTATCGTTGTAGCATGGATGTTTGTGGGCTTGGTAATGAGTATTGTGTTTAGCGTGACCGCGTCGGCAGCGAACCCACAAGTGCAAGCGGGCGATGTGATTAGAATTATCCTACCTGGTGAGGCGTCTTTAGACAAAAATTTTGAAGTGGACCGAAATGGTCGGCTGATATTGCCAGAAGTAGGCCCGATTATGGTGTCTGGTTTTACTGAGCAGCAAATGCAGGAAAAAATTAGACGCGAGCTATCTAAAGCGTATCGCGACTTAGCAGGCCTAAAAGTTCTGCTCGATGAGCGACGTATCCGGATTAGTGTATTAGGTTTTGTTGGCCAACCCGGTGAAGTAGTATTAGCCGAGGGTGCTGGCGTACAAATGGCTATTCAAGCTGCTGGAGGATTGCGCTCTGGGGCACAACTTGATCGCATGCAACTGCGCCGCGGCGATGATGAAACAGAAGTGTTCAATTACAAGCGTTACTTGGATTCCGGTGATTTAAAGGTACTGCCAAGGCTGGAGTCTTTGGATGTATTGTTTGTTCCAGCATCACCCAAGATAGGTAATGTAGCAGTAGATTTTGATCCTAAGGCGCTTAATGATAAAGGTGATGCCGCCGAAGATCGCACCGCTGTAAAAGTATTTGGTGAAGTGTATAACCCTGGCAGCTTTTCTTTTAAAGAGTCAGCGACATTGGTAGATATGTTGATGCGTGCCGGGGGCGTGACGCGTTATGCCAGTGTTGAACAAATTCGCGTTATTATTGATGGTGAGCCTAAGCTTTTCAATTTAAAGCGTTATCTGGACACTGGCGATAGCGATATGATGCCCCGCTTAACCGTTGGCACTACAGTTTTTGTGCCTAAGCAAGAAGAAGAGATTAAAGCCGGTGCTAACACCGTTTATGTAATGGGTGAAGTATTTAAACCTGGTGCTTATGAAGGTAATAAAAATGCTGGATTTTTAGATGTGTTAGCTAATTCGGGTGGCCCAACGCGGTTTGCTGAAACTCGTCAAATTAGAATTATTCGGGCAAGCGGTTCAGTAGAACGTTTTGATTTACAGTCTTTTACTGAAGGTCGCAGCGCCAAATTGCCAAAAATTGCCGCTGGCGACGCGATTTTCATCCCAGAAAAAACCGATTTAAATGAGAAATCATGGACCAAGGTTTCACCTAATCGTGCAGTAAAAGTCATGGGAGAGGTAAACCGTCCAGGCCGTTTTGAATGGGCCAACGAAATGAATCTCATGGATTTGTTAGCGCACGCTGGCGGCCCTAAACCTAACGCTGATATGGCGAAAATAACCGTATTATTTAGTGATGCAAACGGCAGTACTCGTTCGGTTAACTTTGACTTAAATGCGTATCTAAACGGCGAAATTAGTAATACACGTATGCCCCGTATCGTAGCTGGTACAACCATTATGGTGCCGCAATTGCCTGATGACCCAAGTGATAATAAATCTCAATGGGTGCGCCAGCGTTCAGAAGACTCTATTTATGTATTTGGTCAAGTAGTCGCCCCCGGCCGCTACCGCTTTGACCCCAGCATGCATTTCCTCGATATTCTTGCTGCAGCCGATGGCCCTTCGGAAAAAGCTGATATTAGCAATGTGCGAATCAGCCACCGTAATGGTAAACATGCGCAAGTCTCAAAATTAGATTTAGCGATGTATTTTGAAACGGGAGATGAATCTTTGTTACCTAATGTGGTTCCAGGGGATTCGATTTACATCCCTGAAAAAGACCGTAACTGGTTGTCAGAGAAAAAAGAACGCACTGTTCGAGTGTTAGGTTCAGTGAACAAACCTGGTCGTTACCGCTTTAACGATGATATGACGCTATTAGATTTGTTAGCTGAAGCCGGCGGTGTCGACAATGATGGATTTCCTGAAAAAATCACCGTGGTTAACTTATCTTGTTGTAAAGACCAAGCTCGTACGTTTAATTTGCTCGAGTTCTCTAAAACCGGTGACTTTGGCATGCTGCCGGTGATTAGAGCTGGTGACACGGTGTACATCCCATCACGTGAAGAGAGTGGTTGGCATAAGGCTCGCCAAGGTATGGAAGATGTATTCAGAATTGTAACAATTAGCGCACTGTTGGGGTTTTTATGA